The Prionailurus bengalensis isolate Pbe53 chromosome A3, Fcat_Pben_1.1_paternal_pri, whole genome shotgun sequence genome includes a window with the following:
- the PIGT gene encoding GPI transamidase component PIG-T isoform X3, whose product MAAALPLVLLVLLLLGPVGRGHAEPPRDSLREELVITPLPSGDVAATFQFRTRWDSELQREEVSHYRLFPKALGQLISKYSLRELHLSFTQGFWRTRYWGPPFLQAPSGAELWVWFQDTVTDVDKSWKELSNVLSGIFCASLNFIDSTNTVTPTASFKPLGLANGTDHNFLRYAVLPREVVCTENLTPWKKLLPCSSKAGLSVLLKADRLFHTSYHSQAVHIRPVCRNARCTSVSWELRQTLSVVFDAFVTGQGKKDWSLFRMFSRTLTEPCPLASESRVYVDITGYNQDNETLEVTPPPTTTYQDVILGARKTYAVYDLLDTAVINNSRNLNLQLKWKSPPESEAPPVPFLHAQRYVSGYGLQNGKLNTLLYNTHPHRAFPVLLLDTVPWHLRLYVHTLTITSKGKDNKPSYVHYQPAQDRLQPHLLEMLIQLPANSATKVSIQFERALLKWTEYTPDPNHGFYVSPSVISALVPSTVAAKPVDWEESPLFKSLYPVSDSSSYFVRLYTEPLLVNLPTPDFSMPYNVICLTCTVVAVCYGSFYNLLTRTFHIEEPSTGGLAKRLANLIRRARGVPPL is encoded by the exons ATGGCGGCGGCCTTGCCGCTTGTCCTGCTCGTGCTGCTGCTCCTGGGTCCGGTGGGCAGGGGCCATGCAGAGCCCCCACGCGACAGCCTGAGGGAGGAGCTCGTTATCACCCCGCTGCCTTCTGGGGACGTAGCCGCCACGTTCCAGTTCCGCACGCGCTGGGATTCGGAGCTGCAGCGggaagaag TATCTCATTATAGGCTATTtcccaaggccctggggcagTTGATCTCCAAATATTCTCTACGAGAGCTGCACTTGTCATTCACGCAAGGCTTTTGGAGGACTCGATACTGGGGGCCACCTTTCCTGCAGGCCCCATCAGGTGCAGAGCTCTGGGTCTGGTTCCAAGACACCGTCACTGA CGTGGATAAATCTTGGAAGGAGCTCAGTAACGTGCTCTCGGGTATCTTCTGCGCCTCTCTGAACTTCATTGACTCCACCAACACGGTCACTCCCACTGCCTCCTTCAAACCCCTGGGACTGGCCAATG GCACTGATCACAATTTCCTGCGCTACGCTGTGCTACCGCGAGAGGTTGTCTGCACTGAGAACCTCACCCCATGGAAGAAGCTCTTACCCTGCAGCTCCAAG GCAGGCCTGTCTGTGCTGCTCAAGGCTGACCGCTTGTTCCACACTAGCTACCACTCCCAGGCAGTGCATATCCGTCCTGTTTGCAGG AATGCACGCTGTACCAGCGTCTCCTGGGAGCTGAGGCAGACCCTTTCTGTTGTGTTCGATGCCTTCGTCACAGGACAGGGGAAAAAAG aTTGGTCCCTCTTTCGGATGTTCTCCCGAACGCTGACGGAGCCCTGCCCCCTGGCTTCAGAGAGCCGAGTCTATGTGGACATCACCGGCTATAACCAG GACAATGAGACGTTGGAGGtgacccctcccccaaccaccaCCTACCAGGACGTCATCCTCGGCGCCCGGAAGACCTACGCCGTCTACGACTTGCTGGACACGGCAGTGATCAACAACTCTCGTAACCTCAACCTCCAGCTCAAGTGGAAGAGCCCCCCAGAGAGCG AGGCCCCTCCGGTGCCCTTCCTGCATGCCCAGCGGTACGTGAGCGGCTACGGGCTGCAGAACGGGAAGCTGAACACGCTGCTGTACAACACGCACCCACACCGGGCCTTCCCCGTGCTGCTGCTGGACACCGTGCCCTGGCACCTGCGGCTGTATGTGCACACCCTCACCATCACTTCCAAGGGCAAGGACAACAAACCGA GTTACGTCCACTACCAGCCCGCGCAGGACCGGCTGCAGCCGCACCTCCTGGAGATGCTGATTCAGCTGCCGGCCAACTCGGCCACCAAGGTGTCCATTCAGTTTGAGCGGGCGCTGCTCAAGTGGACCGAGTATACCCCGGACCCCAACCACGGCTTCTACGTCAG CCCGTCTGTCATCAGTGCCCTCGTGCCCAGCACGGTGGCAGCCAAGCCCGTGGACTGGGAAGAGAGCCCCCTGTTCAAGTCCCT GTACCCGGTCTCCGATAGCTCTAGCTACTTTGTGCGCCTCTACACGGAGCCGCTGCTGGTGAACCTGCCCACGCCGGACTTCAGCATGCCCTACAACGTCATCTGCCTCACGTGCACGGTGGTGGCCGTGTGCTATGGCTCCTTCTACAATCTCCTCACCCGAACCTTCCACATCGAGGAGCCCAGCACGGGCGGCCTGGCCAAGCGGCTGGCTAACCTTATCCGGCGTGCCCGTGGCGTGCCGCCGCTCTGA
- the TP53TG5 gene encoding TP53-target gene 5 protein isoform X1 produces the protein MSPSARKRPKNRMVSKLQDEEPRDKIPQPVSKAIRRNRLKMVLKNLSLLKLLKSSNPRIQELHNLAKRCWNSLLRVPKILGISTRSSNVCDRVEQDNEELQEAGCPEKTLESKKLQSTGELKQGLGDRNKAQESPAAVLQGKEQMEPELPRTSKDHGLTAFPGAQGRQSPKGEPRIIFLKTYQHKTPMGDKQQLEAADQWIWFEGLPTRIHLPGPRVMCRSSTLRWVKRCCTRFCSASLELPMCHPYRV, from the exons ATGAGTCCATCAGCAAGGAAGAGGCCCAAGAATAGAATGGTTTCCAAG ctacAAGATGAAGAACCACGGGACAAGATACCGCAACCTGTCAGCAAAGCAATTAGGCGGAACCGACTTAAGATG GTATTAAAAAACTTGTCGCTCTTGAAGCTGCTCAAGAGCTCAAACCCCCGGATCCAAGAACTGCATAACTTGGCCAAAAGGTGTTGGAATTCGTTGCTCAGAGTTCCGAAGATCCTTGGGATCTCCACCAG gagCAGTAATGTCTGCGATAGAGTGGAACAAGATAATGAAGAGCTCCAAGAGGCTGGGTGCCCCGAGAAGACACTGGAATCCAAGAAATTACAGTCCACAGGGGAGCTCAAGCAGGGGTTGGGGGACAGGAACAAGGCACAGGAGTCACCTGCAGCAGTGCTCCAGGGCAAAGAGCAGATGGAGCCTGAGCTCCCAAGGACATCGAAGGATCATGGCCTGACCGCTTTCCCTGGAGCCCAGGGAAGGCAATCACCTAAAGGAGAACCCCGCATCATCTTCCTGAAGACCTACCAGCACAAAACTCCCATGGGGGACAAGCAGCAGCTGGAGGCAGCTGACCAGTGGATCTGGTTTGAGGGGTTGCCCACCCGAATCCACCTCCCCGGGCCTCGGGTGATGTGCAGATCGTCCACCCTGCGCTGGGTCAAGCGCTGCTGCACGCGCTTCTGCTCTGCGTCACTCGAGCTGCCCATGTGCCATCCGTACAGAGTGTGA
- the TP53TG5 gene encoding TP53-target gene 5 protein isoform X2, giving the protein MVLKNLSLLKLLKSSNPRIQELHNLAKRCWNSLLRVPKILGISTRSSNVCDRVEQDNEELQEAGCPEKTLESKKLQSTGELKQGLGDRNKAQESPAAVLQGKEQMEPELPRTSKDHGLTAFPGAQGRQSPKGEPRIIFLKTYQHKTPMGDKQQLEAADQWIWFEGLPTRIHLPGPRVMCRSSTLRWVKRCCTRFCSASLELPMCHPYRV; this is encoded by the exons ATG GTATTAAAAAACTTGTCGCTCTTGAAGCTGCTCAAGAGCTCAAACCCCCGGATCCAAGAACTGCATAACTTGGCCAAAAGGTGTTGGAATTCGTTGCTCAGAGTTCCGAAGATCCTTGGGATCTCCACCAG gagCAGTAATGTCTGCGATAGAGTGGAACAAGATAATGAAGAGCTCCAAGAGGCTGGGTGCCCCGAGAAGACACTGGAATCCAAGAAATTACAGTCCACAGGGGAGCTCAAGCAGGGGTTGGGGGACAGGAACAAGGCACAGGAGTCACCTGCAGCAGTGCTCCAGGGCAAAGAGCAGATGGAGCCTGAGCTCCCAAGGACATCGAAGGATCATGGCCTGACCGCTTTCCCTGGAGCCCAGGGAAGGCAATCACCTAAAGGAGAACCCCGCATCATCTTCCTGAAGACCTACCAGCACAAAACTCCCATGGGGGACAAGCAGCAGCTGGAGGCAGCTGACCAGTGGATCTGGTTTGAGGGGTTGCCCACCCGAATCCACCTCCCCGGGCCTCGGGTGATGTGCAGATCGTCCACCCTGCGCTGGGTCAAGCGCTGCTGCACGCGCTTCTGCTCTGCGTCACTCGAGCTGCCCATGTGCCATCCGTACAGAGTGTGA
- the PIGT gene encoding GPI transamidase component PIG-T isoform X2 produces MAAALPLVLLVLLLLGPVGRGHAEPPRDSLREELVITPLPSGDVAATFQFRTRWDSELQREEVSHYRLFPKALGQLISKYSLRELHLSFTQGFWRTRYWGPPFLQAPSGAELWVWFQDTVTDVDKSWKELSNVLSGIFCASLNFIDSTNTVTPTASFKPLGLANAHPRQLESPSGTDHNFLRYAVLPREVVCTENLTPWKKLLPCSSKAGLSVLLKADRLFHTSYHSQAVHIRPVCRNARCTSVSWELRQTLSVVFDAFVTGQGKKDWSLFRMFSRTLTEPCPLASESRVYVDITGYNQDNETLEVTPPPTTTYQDVILGARKTYAVYDLLDTAVINNSRNLNLQLKWKSPPESEAPPVPFLHAQRYVSGYGLQNGKLNTLLYNTHPHRAFPVLLLDTVPWHLRLYVHTLTITSKGKDNKPSYVHYQPAQDRLQPHLLEMLIQLPANSATKVSIQFERALLKWTEYTPDPNHGFYVSPSVISALVPSTVAAKPVDWEESPLFKSLYPVSDSSSYFVRLYTEPLLVNLPTPDFSMPYNVICLTCTVVAVCYGSFYNLLTRTFHIEEPSTGGLAKRLANLIRRARGVPPL; encoded by the exons ATGGCGGCGGCCTTGCCGCTTGTCCTGCTCGTGCTGCTGCTCCTGGGTCCGGTGGGCAGGGGCCATGCAGAGCCCCCACGCGACAGCCTGAGGGAGGAGCTCGTTATCACCCCGCTGCCTTCTGGGGACGTAGCCGCCACGTTCCAGTTCCGCACGCGCTGGGATTCGGAGCTGCAGCGggaagaag TATCTCATTATAGGCTATTtcccaaggccctggggcagTTGATCTCCAAATATTCTCTACGAGAGCTGCACTTGTCATTCACGCAAGGCTTTTGGAGGACTCGATACTGGGGGCCACCTTTCCTGCAGGCCCCATCAGGTGCAGAGCTCTGGGTCTGGTTCCAAGACACCGTCACTGA CGTGGATAAATCTTGGAAGGAGCTCAGTAACGTGCTCTCGGGTATCTTCTGCGCCTCTCTGAACTTCATTGACTCCACCAACACGGTCACTCCCACTGCCTCCTTCAAACCCCTGGGACTGGCCAATG CCCACCCCAGACAGCTTGAGTCTCCCTCAGGCACTGATCACAATTTCCTGCGCTACGCTGTGCTACCGCGAGAGGTTGTCTGCACTGAGAACCTCACCCCATGGAAGAAGCTCTTACCCTGCAGCTCCAAG GCAGGCCTGTCTGTGCTGCTCAAGGCTGACCGCTTGTTCCACACTAGCTACCACTCCCAGGCAGTGCATATCCGTCCTGTTTGCAGG AATGCACGCTGTACCAGCGTCTCCTGGGAGCTGAGGCAGACCCTTTCTGTTGTGTTCGATGCCTTCGTCACAGGACAGGGGAAAAAAG aTTGGTCCCTCTTTCGGATGTTCTCCCGAACGCTGACGGAGCCCTGCCCCCTGGCTTCAGAGAGCCGAGTCTATGTGGACATCACCGGCTATAACCAG GACAATGAGACGTTGGAGGtgacccctcccccaaccaccaCCTACCAGGACGTCATCCTCGGCGCCCGGAAGACCTACGCCGTCTACGACTTGCTGGACACGGCAGTGATCAACAACTCTCGTAACCTCAACCTCCAGCTCAAGTGGAAGAGCCCCCCAGAGAGCG AGGCCCCTCCGGTGCCCTTCCTGCATGCCCAGCGGTACGTGAGCGGCTACGGGCTGCAGAACGGGAAGCTGAACACGCTGCTGTACAACACGCACCCACACCGGGCCTTCCCCGTGCTGCTGCTGGACACCGTGCCCTGGCACCTGCGGCTGTATGTGCACACCCTCACCATCACTTCCAAGGGCAAGGACAACAAACCGA GTTACGTCCACTACCAGCCCGCGCAGGACCGGCTGCAGCCGCACCTCCTGGAGATGCTGATTCAGCTGCCGGCCAACTCGGCCACCAAGGTGTCCATTCAGTTTGAGCGGGCGCTGCTCAAGTGGACCGAGTATACCCCGGACCCCAACCACGGCTTCTACGTCAG CCCGTCTGTCATCAGTGCCCTCGTGCCCAGCACGGTGGCAGCCAAGCCCGTGGACTGGGAAGAGAGCCCCCTGTTCAAGTCCCT GTACCCGGTCTCCGATAGCTCTAGCTACTTTGTGCGCCTCTACACGGAGCCGCTGCTGGTGAACCTGCCCACGCCGGACTTCAGCATGCCCTACAACGTCATCTGCCTCACGTGCACGGTGGTGGCCGTGTGCTATGGCTCCTTCTACAATCTCCTCACCCGAACCTTCCACATCGAGGAGCCCAGCACGGGCGGCCTGGCCAAGCGGCTGGCTAACCTTATCCGGCGTGCCCGTGGCGTGCCGCCGCTCTGA
- the DBNDD2 gene encoding dysbindin domain-containing protein 2, translating to MDPNPRAALERQQLRLRERQKFFEDILQPETEFVFPLSHLHLESQRPPIGSISSMEVNVDALEQVELIDLGDQDGADVFLPCEDPPPTPQTSGMDDRPEELGLPTATPDRTASRTSSSSSDDSTNLHSPNPSDGGADTPLAQSDEEEDGADGGAEPGACS from the exons ATGGACCCAAATCCCCGGGCAGCCCTGGAGCGCCAGCAGCTCCGCCTTCGGGAGCGGCAGAAATTCTTTGAGGACATTTTACAGCCCGAGACAGAGTTTGTCTTCCCCCTGTCCCACCTGCATCTCGAGTCGCAGAGAC CCCCCATAGGTAGTATCTCATCCATGGAAGTGAATGTGGATGCCCTGGAGCAGGTAGAACTTATTGACCTTGGGGACCAAGATGGAGCAGATGTGTTCTTGCCTTGCGAAGACCCTCCACCAACCCCCCAGACATCTG GGATGGACGACCGTCCAGAGGAGCTGGGCCTGCCAACGGCCACGCCAGACAGGACCGCTTCCCGCACCTCCTCCTCGTCTTCTGACGACTCCACCAACCTGCACAGCCCAAATCCCAGTGACGGCGGAGCGGACACGCCCTTGGCACAGTCTGATGAGGAAGAGGATGGGGCCGATGGgggggcagagcctggagcttgcagCTAG
- the PIGT gene encoding GPI transamidase component PIG-T isoform X1 — protein MAAALPLVLLVLLLLGPVGRGHAEPPRDSLREELVITPLPSGDVAATFQFRTRWDSELQREEVSHYRLFPKALGQLISKYSLRELHLSFTQGFWRTRYWGPPFLQAPSGAELWVWFQDTVTDVDKSWKELSNVLSGIFCASLNFIDSTNTVTPTASFKPLGLANGTDHNFLRYAVLPREVVCTENLTPWKKLLPCSSKAGLSVLLKADRLFHTSYHSQAVHIRPVCRNARCTSVSWELRQTLSVVFDAFVTGQGKKDWSLFRMFSRTLTEPCPLASESRVYVDITGYNQVPMSPVTTVPLHPRPACASALFSALPLCPQDNETLEVTPPPTTTYQDVILGARKTYAVYDLLDTAVINNSRNLNLQLKWKSPPESEAPPVPFLHAQRYVSGYGLQNGKLNTLLYNTHPHRAFPVLLLDTVPWHLRLYVHTLTITSKGKDNKPSYVHYQPAQDRLQPHLLEMLIQLPANSATKVSIQFERALLKWTEYTPDPNHGFYVSPSVISALVPSTVAAKPVDWEESPLFKSLYPVSDSSSYFVRLYTEPLLVNLPTPDFSMPYNVICLTCTVVAVCYGSFYNLLTRTFHIEEPSTGGLAKRLANLIRRARGVPPL, from the exons ATGGCGGCGGCCTTGCCGCTTGTCCTGCTCGTGCTGCTGCTCCTGGGTCCGGTGGGCAGGGGCCATGCAGAGCCCCCACGCGACAGCCTGAGGGAGGAGCTCGTTATCACCCCGCTGCCTTCTGGGGACGTAGCCGCCACGTTCCAGTTCCGCACGCGCTGGGATTCGGAGCTGCAGCGggaagaag TATCTCATTATAGGCTATTtcccaaggccctggggcagTTGATCTCCAAATATTCTCTACGAGAGCTGCACTTGTCATTCACGCAAGGCTTTTGGAGGACTCGATACTGGGGGCCACCTTTCCTGCAGGCCCCATCAGGTGCAGAGCTCTGGGTCTGGTTCCAAGACACCGTCACTGA CGTGGATAAATCTTGGAAGGAGCTCAGTAACGTGCTCTCGGGTATCTTCTGCGCCTCTCTGAACTTCATTGACTCCACCAACACGGTCACTCCCACTGCCTCCTTCAAACCCCTGGGACTGGCCAATG GCACTGATCACAATTTCCTGCGCTACGCTGTGCTACCGCGAGAGGTTGTCTGCACTGAGAACCTCACCCCATGGAAGAAGCTCTTACCCTGCAGCTCCAAG GCAGGCCTGTCTGTGCTGCTCAAGGCTGACCGCTTGTTCCACACTAGCTACCACTCCCAGGCAGTGCATATCCGTCCTGTTTGCAGG AATGCACGCTGTACCAGCGTCTCCTGGGAGCTGAGGCAGACCCTTTCTGTTGTGTTCGATGCCTTCGTCACAGGACAGGGGAAAAAAG aTTGGTCCCTCTTTCGGATGTTCTCCCGAACGCTGACGGAGCCCTGCCCCCTGGCTTCAGAGAGCCGAGTCTATGTGGACATCACCGGCTATAACCAGGTACCGATGTCTCCAGTCACAACCGTCCCCCTTCACCCAAGGCCGGCCTGCGCCTCTGCTCTCTTCTCAGCCCTGCCCTTGTGCCCCCAGGACAATGAGACGTTGGAGGtgacccctcccccaaccaccaCCTACCAGGACGTCATCCTCGGCGCCCGGAAGACCTACGCCGTCTACGACTTGCTGGACACGGCAGTGATCAACAACTCTCGTAACCTCAACCTCCAGCTCAAGTGGAAGAGCCCCCCAGAGAGCG AGGCCCCTCCGGTGCCCTTCCTGCATGCCCAGCGGTACGTGAGCGGCTACGGGCTGCAGAACGGGAAGCTGAACACGCTGCTGTACAACACGCACCCACACCGGGCCTTCCCCGTGCTGCTGCTGGACACCGTGCCCTGGCACCTGCGGCTGTATGTGCACACCCTCACCATCACTTCCAAGGGCAAGGACAACAAACCGA GTTACGTCCACTACCAGCCCGCGCAGGACCGGCTGCAGCCGCACCTCCTGGAGATGCTGATTCAGCTGCCGGCCAACTCGGCCACCAAGGTGTCCATTCAGTTTGAGCGGGCGCTGCTCAAGTGGACCGAGTATACCCCGGACCCCAACCACGGCTTCTACGTCAG CCCGTCTGTCATCAGTGCCCTCGTGCCCAGCACGGTGGCAGCCAAGCCCGTGGACTGGGAAGAGAGCCCCCTGTTCAAGTCCCT GTACCCGGTCTCCGATAGCTCTAGCTACTTTGTGCGCCTCTACACGGAGCCGCTGCTGGTGAACCTGCCCACGCCGGACTTCAGCATGCCCTACAACGTCATCTGCCTCACGTGCACGGTGGTGGCCGTGTGCTATGGCTCCTTCTACAATCTCCTCACCCGAACCTTCCACATCGAGGAGCCCAGCACGGGCGGCCTGGCCAAGCGGCTGGCTAACCTTATCCGGCGTGCCCGTGGCGTGCCGCCGCTCTGA